One genomic segment of Fusobacterium nucleatum includes these proteins:
- a CDS encoding transglycosylase domain-containing protein, translated as MKKILILLLKLIGALFIVGAIGVFAIIIKYRLELPNIQSMVEDYKPQMATIIYDKNNNVVDTLSVESREIAKLENISPYVKDAFLAIEDKQFYSHHGLNFRGITRAVVTTFLKGRPTQGGSSITQQLAKNAFLTPERTFSRKVKEAILTYQIERTYTKDEILERYLNEIYFGSGSYGIRNASEQYFKKDVKDLNIAEAALLAGIPNRPTKYDPNRNLENALYRQKIILKEMYTDGRITKEQYDEALAHKFELENEENIKNVPKNTSIIYNKRTKNTYKNPELTTIVEDYLAEIYDEEQIYTSGLKIYTTIDLEYQKVAKETFNSYPYFKNKEINGAMITLDPFTGGIVSIVGGKNFKAGNFDRATMARRQLGSSFKPFVYLEALQNGFDPYSVVVNDFVAFGKWAPKNFDGRYSYNSTLVNSLNLSLNVPAVKLLDAITVETFKEAIGDNVKLSSEVKDLTAALGSVDSTPVNVAANFSIFVNGGYIVKPNIIREIRDNQDILIYVAEIEKTKAFDSVDVSVITAMLKTVVSNGTASKARVVDKTGKPIQQGGKTGTTNEHRTAWFVGITPEYVTACYIGRDDNKPMYGKATGGSAVAPMWAKYYQTLINKGLYTPGKFEFLENYLETGDLVKQNIDIYSGLLDGPNSKEFTVRKGRLQVESAGKYKNGIASVFGLDGNVTDGAGIDMSEGMIIDTGIEEGTVTEGGTGEGTTQTPNTNTTTSTERNTPPVQNNNSNKDEDSLTDRLLGD; from the coding sequence ATGAAAAAAATACTTATTCTTTTATTAAAACTTATAGGAGCATTATTTATCGTAGGAGCGATAGGAGTTTTTGCAATAATTATAAAATATAGGTTGGAATTACCAAATATACAAAGTATGGTTGAGGACTATAAACCTCAAATGGCAACAATAATCTATGACAAAAATAATAATGTTGTGGATACTCTTTCTGTGGAATCAAGAGAAATTGCTAAACTTGAAAATATTTCTCCCTATGTAAAAGATGCTTTTTTAGCTATTGAAGATAAACAATTTTATTCTCACCATGGTTTAAATTTTAGAGGGATAACAAGAGCAGTTGTTACAACTTTTTTAAAAGGAAGACCCACACAAGGTGGAAGTTCTATAACTCAACAATTGGCTAAAAATGCTTTTTTAACACCTGAAAGAACATTTTCAAGAAAAGTAAAAGAAGCAATTTTAACTTACCAAATAGAAAGAACTTACACAAAAGATGAAATCTTAGAAAGATACTTAAATGAAATATACTTTGGTTCAGGTTCTTATGGTATAAGAAATGCATCAGAACAATATTTTAAAAAAGATGTTAAAGACTTAAATATTGCTGAAGCTGCTTTACTTGCAGGTATTCCAAATAGACCTACAAAATATGACCCAAATAGAAATTTAGAAAATGCTTTATATAGACAAAAAATTATTTTAAAAGAAATGTATACTGATGGAAGAATTACAAAAGAGCAATATGATGAAGCTTTAGCACATAAATTTGAATTAGAAAATGAAGAGAACATAAAAAATGTTCCTAAAAATACTTCAATTATTTATAATAAAAGAACTAAAAATACATATAAAAATCCTGAACTTACAACAATAGTTGAAGATTACTTGGCAGAAATTTATGATGAAGAACAAATCTATACTTCTGGATTAAAGATTTATACAACTATTGACTTAGAATATCAAAAAGTAGCTAAGGAAACTTTTAATAGCTATCCATATTTTAAAAATAAAGAAATAAATGGAGCTATGATTACTTTAGATCCATTCACTGGTGGAATAGTATCAATAGTCGGTGGAAAGAATTTTAAAGCAGGGAATTTTGATAGAGCAACTATGGCAAGAAGACAATTAGGATCATCATTTAAACCATTTGTATATTTAGAAGCTTTGCAAAATGGTTTTGACCCTTATTCTGTTGTAGTAAATGATTTTGTTGCTTTTGGAAAATGGGCACCTAAAAACTTTGATGGTAGGTACAGTTATAATTCTACTCTTGTAAATTCATTGAATTTATCTCTAAATGTCCCAGCAGTAAAATTATTAGATGCTATAACTGTTGAAACTTTTAAAGAAGCTATTGGAGATAATGTAAAATTATCATCAGAAGTCAAAGATTTAACTGCTGCACTTGGTTCAGTTGACAGTACACCAGTAAATGTTGCAGCTAACTTCTCTATCTTTGTAAATGGTGGTTACATAGTAAAACCTAATATCATAAGAGAAATTAGAGATAATCAAGATATACTTATCTATGTTGCAGAAATAGAGAAAACAAAAGCTTTTGATAGTGTTGATGTAAGTGTTATAACTGCTATGTTAAAAACAGTTGTAAGTAATGGTACTGCATCAAAAGCAAGAGTTGTTGATAAAACAGGTAAACCTATACAGCAAGGTGGAAAAACAGGAACAACAAACGAACATAGAACAGCTTGGTTTGTTGGAATTACTCCTGAATATGTAACTGCTTGTTATATTGGTAGAGATGATAATAAACCTATGTATGGTAAAGCAACTGGAGGAAGTGCTGTTGCACCTATGTGGGCTAAGTATTATCAAACTCTTATAAATAAAGGATTATATACACCAGGAAAATTTGAATTCTTAGAAAACTATTTAGAAACTGGTGACTTAGTAAAACAAAATATTGATATCTACTCTGGTTTATTAGATGGACCTAATAGTAAAGAATTTACTGTTAGAAAAGGTAGACTTCAAGTTGAAAGTGCAGGTAAATATAAAAATGGTATTGCTTCTGTCTTCGGTTTAGATGGAAATGTAACTGATGGAGCAGGTATTGATATGTCTGAAGGAATGATAATTGATACTGGAATTGAAGAAGGTACAGTTACAGAAGGAGGTACTGGTGAGGGAACAACTCAAACTCCTAACACAAATACTACTACTTCAACAGAAAGAAATACTCCACCTGTTCAAAATAATAATTCTAATAAAGACGAAGATAGCCTAACAGATAGACTTTTAGGAGATTAA
- a CDS encoding ATP-dependent DNA helicase yields MSNLNKKQFEAVETVNGPVVIIAGPGTGKTKTLVERTVNILVNKEVEAKKIMITTFTNKAAKELELRINERLEELNKNIDISDMYLGTMHSIWTRLIQENITYSNFFDNFELMSGDYEQHFFIYSRLKEYKKLEDYQKFFDNLSYNENKYRSDWQKSSFLRNKINDLNENAIDIESIQTTDIYINFIKAAYKLYEKQLFKNNIVDFSYLQVEFLNMLLNNADFLEKINNNFDYIMVDEYQDSNKIQEKILLSISKNKKNICVVGDEDQSIYRFRGASAENILNFSKHFGESKCKLIVLEENYRSVNDIVEFNNNWINAINWYGNRFEKNIVSMRLDNILNKSVFHISGTTSDENIRNTVTFIKKLKQSNKITNYNQIVVLFSHFKDRSAKKLEDALKKENIEVYSPRTKVFFEMYEVKLTFGIILACFKKYFPEEALDIYLLECLDLARLEIRKDNEFLAWIKEKIENISEYSFNSLNEIFYKLLSFSYYKNILKEESPIEARANHNLAILSKIFKNFQKYVHSKKISIEDDFSIIKYFFTKYLEILKQSRVDEIFSEEDYPNDCIPFLTIHQSKGLEFPVVIVFSLYSKPNVSGDLSRQTSIDRLINSNSKISEIDKEYFDFYRKFYVAFSRAKNLLVLSCYEKGVSENFKPFFYSVRGVNSLQFDISQINLDEVSKKDERRILSYTTDIALYRYCPMKYFLVREKEYSTFDKKVFNLGIITHKAIEHINKSFLQKQEIFSDNYIEDLVKNIYKFQNIDLDNNVERIIDIVKKYIKDEKDNFKYIKKVEASEFRVEDNYILYGQIDLILEDENEIKIIDFKTGKYNETEFSSNYRQQLSLYKLLLQKKYDKEIKTYLYYLEEDEPKKEILIDDEDLKEDLENINKTTQDILDKKFSKIPYNQNICGLCEFKNYCWGIQ; encoded by the coding sequence ATGTCAAATTTGAATAAAAAACAATTTGAAGCAGTTGAAACTGTCAATGGTCCTGTTGTAATAATAGCAGGACCTGGAACAGGAAAAACAAAAACTCTTGTTGAAAGAACTGTAAATATCCTTGTCAATAAAGAAGTAGAAGCTAAAAAAATTATGATTACTACTTTTACAAATAAGGCTGCTAAAGAATTGGAACTTAGAATAAATGAAAGATTGGAAGAATTAAATAAAAATATAGATATAAGTGATATGTACTTAGGAACTATGCATTCTATTTGGACAAGACTTATACAAGAAAATATCACTTATTCTAATTTTTTTGATAACTTTGAGCTTATGAGTGGAGATTATGAGCAACATTTTTTTATTTATTCAAGATTAAAAGAATATAAAAAATTAGAAGATTATCAAAAGTTTTTTGATAATCTTTCTTATAATGAGAACAAATATAGAAGTGATTGGCAAAAGAGCTCTTTTCTTAGAAATAAAATAAATGACTTAAATGAAAATGCAATAGATATTGAAAGTATACAAACTACTGATATCTATATAAACTTTATAAAAGCTGCTTATAAACTTTATGAAAAACAACTTTTTAAAAATAATATAGTTGATTTTTCTTATTTACAAGTAGAATTTTTAAATATGCTTTTAAATAATGCTGATTTTCTAGAAAAAATAAATAATAATTTTGACTATATTATGGTTGATGAATATCAAGATAGTAATAAAATCCAAGAAAAAATATTACTTTCTATTTCAAAAAATAAAAAAAATATTTGTGTTGTAGGAGATGAAGATCAATCTATATATAGATTTAGAGGAGCAAGTGCAGAAAATATTTTAAATTTTTCTAAACATTTTGGAGAAAGTAAATGTAAACTTATAGTATTAGAGGAGAACTATCGTTCAGTAAATGATATAGTTGAGTTTAATAATAATTGGATTAATGCTATTAATTGGTATGGAAATAGATTTGAAAAAAATATAGTATCAATGAGATTAGATAATATTTTAAATAAAAGTGTTTTTCATATTTCTGGAACTACCTCAGATGAAAATATCCGAAATACTGTGACTTTTATAAAAAAATTAAAACAAAGCAACAAAATTACAAACTATAATCAAATAGTAGTTTTGTTTTCACATTTCAAAGATAGATCTGCCAAAAAATTGGAAGATGCTTTAAAAAAAGAAAATATTGAAGTTTATTCTCCAAGAACAAAAGTTTTCTTTGAAATGTATGAAGTAAAATTAACTTTTGGAATAATTTTAGCTTGCTTTAAAAAGTATTTCCCAGAAGAAGCACTTGATATATATTTATTAGAGTGTTTAGATTTAGCAAGGTTAGAAATTAGAAAAGATAATGAATTTTTAGCTTGGATAAAAGAAAAAATTGAAAATATTTCTGAATATAGTTTTAACTCTTTAAATGAAATTTTTTATAAATTATTAAGTTTTTCTTATTATAAAAATATTTTAAAAGAAGAAAGTCCTATTGAAGCAAGAGCTAATCATAATCTAGCTATACTTAGTAAGATATTTAAAAACTTTCAAAAGTATGTACATTCTAAAAAAATAAGTATTGAAGATGATTTTTCTATAATTAAATATTTTTTCACAAAATATTTAGAAATCTTAAAACAGTCAAGAGTTGATGAGATTTTTTCTGAGGAAGATTATCCTAATGACTGTATTCCATTTTTAACTATACACCAATCAAAAGGTTTAGAATTTCCAGTAGTTATTGTCTTTTCTTTATATTCTAAACCCAATGTAAGTGGAGATTTATCAAGACAGACAAGCATAGATAGACTTATCAATTCAAATTCTAAAATTTCTGAAATAGATAAAGAATATTTTGATTTTTATAGAAAATTCTATGTAGCTTTTAGTAGAGCAAAAAATTTATTAGTTTTAAGTTGTTATGAAAAAGGAGTATCTGAAAACTTTAAACCTTTTTTCTATTCAGTTCGTGGAGTAAATAGTTTACAATTTGATATAAGTCAAATAAATTTAGATGAAGTTAGTAAAAAAGATGAAAGAAGAATTTTGTCATATACAACTGATATTGCACTTTATAGATATTGTCCTATGAAATATTTTTTAGTAAGAGAGAAGGAATATTCAACTTTTGATAAAAAGGTGTTTAATTTAGGGATAATAACTCACAAGGCAATAGAACATATAAATAAATCATTTTTACAAAAACAAGAGATTTTTTCTGATAACTATATAGAAGATTTAGTGAAAAATATCTATAAGTTTCAAAATATAGATTTAGATAACAATGTTGAGAGAATAATAGATATTGTTAAAAAATATATTAAAGATGAAAAAGATAACTTTAAATATATAAAAAAGGTTGAAGCCTCTGAATTTAGGGTTGAAGATAATTATATTCTATATGGGCAAATAGATTTAATTTTAGAAGATGAAAATGAAATAAAAATTATAGATTTTAAAACTGGAAAATATAATGAAACTGAGTTTTCTTCTAATTATAGGCAACAATTATCACTATATAAATTACTTCTTCAAAAAAAATATGATAAGGAGATAAAAACTTATCTATATTATTTGGAAGAAGATGAACCTAAAAAGGAAATTCTTATTGATGATGAAGATTTAAAAGAAGATTTAGAAAATATAAATAAAACAACACAAGATATTTTAGATAAGAAATTTTCTAAAATTCCATATAATCAAAATATCTGTGGGCTTTGTGAATTTAAAAACTATTGTTGGGGGATACAATGA
- a CDS encoding exonuclease SbcCD subunit D: MKIVHCSDLHLGKRFSGNKDYVKKRYMDFFNAFAAFIDKVEKIKPDVCLIAGDIFDKKEINPDILSKTEYLFKRLRDNIKKDIIAIEGNHDNSRILEESWLEYLQEQNILKVFYYNKDFEEKNYLKIDDINFYPVGYPGFMIDEALTKLSEKLNPQEKNIVVVHTGISGSTDTLPGLVSTSILDLFKDKAIYIAGGHIHSFTTYPKENPYFFVSGSLEFSNVQNEKSDKKGFILFDTDTLNYEFIELEHRKRIKKDFSYTNFSNLEDEFEKFVKELNLTGEEILVISVSLNNNDYINTENLENIAEKNGALKTHILIKNILNIGASEENNSDLSIDELEKNLINTWNISEIKKFSKSFGRLKELFSNDDRDSFLELFDKTLEVNEDDN; encoded by the coding sequence ATGAAGATAGTACATTGTTCAGATTTACATTTAGGTAAAAGGTTTAGTGGAAATAAAGACTATGTCAAAAAAAGATATATGGACTTTTTTAATGCTTTTGCAGCTTTTATTGATAAGGTAGAGAAAATAAAACCTGATGTATGTTTGATTGCGGGGGATATTTTTGATAAAAAAGAAATTAATCCTGATATACTTTCTAAAACTGAATATTTATTTAAAAGACTAAGAGATAATATCAAAAAAGATATAATAGCTATTGAAGGAAACCACGATAATTCTAGAATTTTAGAAGAGTCTTGGCTTGAATATCTACAAGAACAAAATATTTTAAAAGTCTTTTACTACAATAAAGATTTTGAGGAAAAAAATTATCTAAAAATAGATGATATAAATTTTTATCCAGTTGGCTATCCTGGTTTTATGATAGATGAAGCATTGACTAAACTTTCTGAAAAATTAAATCCCCAAGAAAAAAATATAGTTGTAGTTCATACTGGAATTTCTGGAAGTACAGACACTTTACCTGGACTAGTTTCAACTTCTATTTTAGATTTATTTAAAGATAAGGCTATATATATTGCAGGTGGACATATACATTCATTTACCACTTATCCAAAGGAAAACCCTTATTTTTTTGTTTCAGGTTCTTTGGAGTTTTCTAATGTTCAAAATGAAAAATCTGATAAAAAAGGCTTTATCTTATTTGATACTGATACTTTAAACTATGAATTTATAGAGTTAGAGCACAGAAAAAGAATAAAAAAAGATTTTTCATATACTAATTTTTCAAATTTAGAAGATGAGTTTGAAAAGTTTGTTAAAGAATTAAATTTAACTGGTGAAGAAATCCTAGTTATTTCTGTATCTCTAAATAACAATGACTATATAAATACTGAAAACTTAGAAAATATTGCTGAAAAAAATGGAGCTTTAAAAACACATATTTTAATAAAAAATATTTTAAATATAGGAGCTAGTGAAGAAAATAATTCTGATTTAAGTATAGATGAATTAGAAAAAAATTTAATAAATACTTGGAATATCTCTGAAATTAAAAAATTTTCTAAAAGTTTTGGTAGACTTAAAGAATTATTTTCAAATGATGATAGAGATAGTTTTTTAGAATTGTTTGATAAAACTTTGGAGGTGAATGAAGATGATAATTAA